From one Pempheris klunzingeri isolate RE-2024b chromosome 5, fPemKlu1.hap1, whole genome shotgun sequence genomic stretch:
- the LOC139201497 gene encoding transmembrane protein 263-A gives MKVLTSQQEVEEESSSSPVDCNNHHNCEDSEQEEVPPYLQEEHPHDKDHPGLEGGVMWRVGGGLFSMTRNVVGATLGGVAWVGTKSFELTKTAVTSVPAASAGLVKGSVSMVTGGVGAVGSAVASKVTLKKKDKAD, from the exons ATGAAG GTGCTGACTTCACAGCAGGAGGTtgaggaggagagcagctcaTCTCCGGTAGACTGCAACAACCACCACAACTGTGAGGACAGCGAACAGGAGGAAGTCCCCCCCTACCTACAAGAGGAACACCCACATG ATAAGGACCACCCCGGGCTAGAAGGAGGAGTCATGTGGAGAGTCGGTGGCGGTCTCTTCAGCATGACTCGAAATGTTGTTGGTGCTACCCTGGGGGGTGTCGCGTGGGTAGGAACTAAAAGTTTTGAGCTTACCAAGACAGCCGTGACCAGTGTGCCAGCAGCCAGCGCAGGATTGGTCAAAGGGAGCGTCTCCATGGTTACGGGAGGTGTTGGAGCAGTGGGATCTGCGGTGGCAAGTAAAGTCACACTGAAGAAGAAGGACAAAGCTGACTGA
- the chst1 gene encoding carbohydrate sulfotransferase 1, with protein MQCSWKSMVLLALASIAIQYTAIRTFSTKPLSLLCSVGLAPTGHAVNCSLKDLTRLGQETLQGSDQGCDDVISHTMPSPSLSLPSHDASKRTHILILATTRSGSSFVGQLFNQHPEVFYLFEPLYHVQLALLPRLAQSRNLAERRVMLGAARDLLRSLYHCHLNSLESYIRPRPANHSTDKLFRRGASRSLCSPPLCEAPLGQEGQSLVLADEGECVKRCGPLNVSLAADVCRAKRLVAIKTVRIPQISDLRALIEDPRLNLKVVQLVRDPRGILASRIETFRDTYRLWRLWRATGRRPHNLDLGQINSVCEDFLRSVSTGLARPAWLRGRYMLLRYEDLARFPLQKTRQLYSFLGLVLDHSVESWIINNTRGSSDLSSRQKFTTVRDSAANAENWRVKLSFDMVVYTQTACQPLLELLGYKTVFHPRELRNLSHSLVEDKMFLPFF; from the exons ATGCAGTGTTCTTGGAAATCCATGGTGCTGCTAGCGTTAGCTTCCATAGCCATCCAGTACACAGCCATCCGCACCTTTTCCACCAAGCCTTTAagcctgctgtgctctgtgggCCTGGCACCCACGGGCCACGCCGTTAACTGCAGCCTCAAAGACCTGACACGATTGGGCCAGGAGACGCTCCAAGGCTCAGACCAAGGCTGTGATGACGTCATCTCTCACACAATGCCCTCCCCCTCTTTGTCCCTCCCCTCCCATGATGCCAGCAAAAGAACCCACATCCTCATTTTGGCCACCACACGGAGCGGCTCCTCGTTTGTTGGTCAGCTTTTCAACCAGCATCCAGAG GTCTTCTACCTGTTTGAGCCTCTCTATCATGTCCAATTGGCGCTGCTTCCTCGACTGGCACAGAGTCGGAACCTGGCTGAGAGGAGGGTGATGCTGGGGGCAGCCAGAGACCTTCTCAGGTCCCTGTACCACTGTCACCTCAACAGTCTGGAGAGTTACATACGCCCCCGCCCTGCCAACCACTCCACTGACAAGCTGTTCAGACGAGGAGCTA GCCGGTCTCTTTGCTCCCCCCCTTTATGTGAGGCTCCTCTGGGCCAAGAGGGGCAGAGCCTGGTGCTGGCTGATGAGGGGGAGTGTGTGAAGAGGTGCGGGCCGCTCAATGTGTCACTGGCTGCTGACGTCTGTCGAGCAAAGCGCCTCGTAGCCATCAAGACAGTAAGGATTCCCCAAATCAGCGACCTCAGAGCACTGATCGAGGACCCAAGACTCAACCTGAAG GTGGTCCAACTTGTTCGAGATCCACGTGGCATCCTGGCATCTCGTATTGAGACATTTCGAGACACTTACCGGCTGTGGCGTCTGTGGAGAGCGACTGGACGTCGACCCCACAACCTGGACCTGGGACAGATCAACTCAGTCTGTGAGGATTTCCTCAGGTCTGTGTCCACAGGCCTGGCCAGACCTGCCTGGCTCAGAGGGAGGTACATGCTTCTCAG GTATGAAGACTTGGCCAGGTTTCCTCTGCAGAAGACCAGGCAGCTCTACAGCTTCCTCGGTCTGGTTCTAGACCACAGTGTGGAGAGTTGGATCATCAACAACACCCGGGGCAGCAGTGATCTTTCATCCCGACAGAAATTCACCACAGTTCGGGACTCTGCTGCTAATGCAGAGAACTGGAGGGTGAAGCTGTCCTTCGACATGGTGGTTTACACTCAGACTGCCTGCCAACCACTTCTTGAGCTTCTTGGATACAAGACAGTCTTCCACCCCAGAGAACTGAGAAACCTCTCACACTCTTTGGTGGAGGACAAGATGttcctgccttttttttaa